In Bacteroidia bacterium, the DNA window TAAAAAAGCTTATGGATAGTTACGAGGTATCACCTGTTCGTAAAAAAAAGCGAATTCTACTCATTGCTATTCTAAGTGCTTTGCTTATCATATCGGTAGCTGCAACATGGATTTTAAACGCAGCTTTTTCTAAGGCTGCGCAAAAAGATTTTGTTTTGTATGTAAAACAAAGCACAACTCTACAAGACGTAGTCAAAATATTGCAAGATAATGAGGTTCTTTCAACTCCATTTAATTTCAAAATTACAGCCTTTTTAATGGGACTAAAAATGCCCAAGGTAGGTGCTTACAAAATTGAAAAAGGCTTTTCCAACGCCAAAATTGCTCACCTTCTTCTCAAAGGTAGACAAACACCCATAAATGTTGTGTTTAGAACTGTCCGAACTCCTGAAGACTTTGCCGAATTTGTTGCAGAAAAATTTAACCTGCATGCCGATAGCATGTTAGCAGCTTTGAAAAACAACCAACTACTGAAAGAATTCGGCGTAAAAGATACCACAGTAATGAGTATTCTCATACCCGATACTTACCAAATGTATTGGACAGCTACCCCTAAGGAAATCATTCAAAAATTCTATCAAGCTTATCAAAAATTTTGGAACGCAGAGCGCATCCAAAAAGCAAATGAAATGGGCTTAACCCCCTTGCAGGTAATTATTTTAGCTTCTATTGTTGAAGCGGAAACGCAAAAAAATGACGAAAAGCCTACTATTGCAGGCGTTTATCTTAATAGGTACTTCAAAAAAATGAAGCTGCAGGCAGACCCAACAGTAGTGTTTGCAGCCCAAGACTTTACCATCAAGCGTGTGGCAGGGGATATTCTCAAAATAGACAGTCCTTACAATACGTATCTGTACGAAGGGCTACCCCCTGGACCTATCAACAATCCCTCTAAAATTTCTATTGACGCAGTGCTGAACTATCAAAAACACAACTATTTATTCTTTTGTGCAAAGCCTGACTTTTCGGGCTATCATGTATTTGCCCAAGATTATCAAACTCATAAAAAAAATGCTAAGTCGTATCAGCAAGCCTTGAACGCAAGAGGTATTGAGTAGGACTAATATGCTGTTTTCGCCGAAGTGAAGCAGTAGACTTTACTTTGATTTAATCTTTTTATTTTTTTGGGCGTGCCCTTGCCCACACTTCGCTGCGCTTGTGTGGGCAAGGTCGGCGTGCTTCGGGCTACGCTATCGCTTCGGTGCTTCGCTTCGCTCTGCACTGGGCTAACGCCCACCCTCCGCATGCCTCACGCAAATCTTTAATAGCACAGGGGCGCTGCGTTTTTCGTGTTCCCTTTTACAAAAAACGGAACAGTTATCAAACAATTCCTTCAAAATACAATTTTTTAACTAAGCTAAGCTTTTCAACAACGCTCGGGCTATAACTAATTTTTGAATTTCGGATGTACCTTCGCCAATAGTACAAAGTTTCGCGTCACGATAGTATTTTTCTACGGGATATTCTTTTGTATAGCCGTAGCCGCCAAATATTTGCACTGCTTCGTTAGCTGTTCTTACAGCAACTTCCGATGCAAAATATTTTGCCATAGATGCTTCTTTGGTTACATTTTTACCGTTATCTTTCATCCACGCAGCTTGATAGGTTAAGAGTTCGGCGGCTTCCACTTCGGTAGCCATATCTGCTAACTTAAACTGAATAGCCTGAAAGTTGATAATGGGTTGACCGAATTGTTCGCGTTGTTTTGCGTATTTTAAGCTAGCTTCCAAAGCTCCTTTGGCTATAC includes these proteins:
- the mltG gene encoding endolytic transglycosylase MltG; the protein is MDSYEVSPVRKKKRILLIAILSALLIISVAATWILNAAFSKAAQKDFVLYVKQSTTLQDVVKILQDNEVLSTPFNFKITAFLMGLKMPKVGAYKIEKGFSNAKIAHLLLKGRQTPINVVFRTVRTPEDFAEFVAEKFNLHADSMLAALKNNQLLKEFGVKDTTVMSILIPDTYQMYWTATPKEIIQKFYQAYQKFWNAERIQKANEMGLTPLQVIILASIVEAETQKNDEKPTIAGVYLNRYFKKMKLQADPTVVFAAQDFTIKRVAGDILKIDSPYNTYLYEGLPPGPINNPSKISIDAVLNYQKHNYLFFCAKPDFSGYHVFAQDYQTHKKNAKSYQQALNARGIE